One Thermodesulfobacteriota bacterium DNA segment encodes these proteins:
- the tsaA gene encoding tRNA (N6-threonylcarbamoyladenosine(37)-N6)-methyltransferase TrmO — protein MKKIEYTPIGRIRTPFKTPAGTPIQPAGSGGMKAEVEVFSEYAEGLADLEGFSHIILIYLFHLAKEYKLKVKPFLDNQLHGLFATRAPARPNPIGVSVVRLVRINDAVLHIEDIDVVDQTPLLDIKPYIPEFDIRKADRIGWIEKKANKVKNTQDDGRFAT, from the coding sequence TTGAAAAAAATAGAATATACACCGATCGGAAGAATACGCACTCCCTTTAAAACACCTGCGGGAACGCCGATCCAGCCGGCCGGGTCTGGCGGGATGAAGGCTGAAGTTGAAGTATTTTCAGAGTATGCTGAAGGTCTTGCAGATCTTGAAGGGTTTTCCCATATCATACTAATTTACCTTTTTCATCTGGCAAAAGAGTATAAGTTAAAAGTAAAGCCCTTTTTAGATAATCAGCTTCACGGCCTGTTTGCCACCAGAGCCCCGGCACGACCCAATCCCATAGGAGTATCGGTTGTACGTCTTGTCAGGATAAACGACGCGGTGCTTCATATAGAAGATATCGATGTGGTGGACCAGACTCCCCTGTTGGATATCAAACCGTATATCCCTGAGTTTGATATAAGAAAAGCGGACCGGATTGGATGGATTGAGAAAAAAGCGAATAAAGTCAAAAATACTCAAGATGACGGCAGGTTTGCCACCTAG